One Nostoc punctiforme PCC 73102 DNA window includes the following coding sequences:
- a CDS encoding NAD(P)/FAD-dependent oxidoreductase gives MTDIAVIGAGMAGLVCAQQLSQAGYSVIVVDKSRGLGGRLATRRLHGTWADHGACYLKPKGELFRRFVEILRSRHILEVWTEEVYELTAGAPLSEPKNRSPRYVAPGGMSAIAKSLAPGLEILLNQRVIAITPTPENSWRITVESSNEELTAKAIVIAIPAPQAVMLLEPLGESVLDTAFLDNLRSVEFYPSISAIAGYPLTSQPLPEWKALTFVDDADLAWIGLDSSKRPNPQQPHFVVQSSADFAQRHLESQDLEPVGKLMLQRAAESLSLPWLNTPEWMQVHRWRYAFPSRPWHEAFLSAETPLPLVCCGDWCGGNLAEGAMLSGLAAADEINHQLRHLPLDNVNFFNVFVRSFHQSLD, from the coding sequence ATGACAGATATTGCAGTGATTGGTGCCGGAATGGCCGGTTTAGTCTGCGCCCAGCAATTAAGTCAAGCTGGATATTCTGTGATAGTGGTGGACAAGTCCCGTGGTTTGGGAGGAAGATTAGCTACACGCCGCTTGCATGGAACTTGGGCCGATCATGGGGCTTGTTACCTGAAGCCAAAGGGTGAATTATTTAGACGTTTTGTGGAGATATTGCGATCGCGCCATATCCTCGAAGTTTGGACAGAGGAAGTTTACGAACTCACAGCAGGCGCTCCTTTATCTGAACCGAAAAACCGCAGTCCGCGATATGTTGCACCTGGGGGAATGAGTGCGATCGCTAAATCCCTCGCTCCAGGTTTAGAAATATTACTGAATCAGCGTGTCATTGCTATTACCCCAACTCCCGAAAATAGTTGGCGTATCACTGTTGAATCTAGCAACGAAGAATTAACTGCAAAAGCTATAGTCATCGCTATTCCTGCACCCCAAGCGGTGATGCTGTTAGAACCTTTAGGTGAAAGTGTATTAGATACAGCCTTTCTTGATAACTTGCGTTCTGTAGAATTTTATCCTTCCATTAGTGCGATCGCTGGATATCCTCTCACATCCCAACCACTCCCTGAGTGGAAAGCTCTAACTTTTGTAGATGATGCTGATTTAGCATGGATTGGTTTGGACAGTAGCAAGCGTCCTAATCCTCAGCAGCCACATTTTGTAGTCCAAAGTAGCGCTGATTTTGCCCAACGTCATCTAGAATCCCAGGATTTAGAACCTGTTGGAAAGCTAATGTTGCAACGAGCAGCCGAATCTCTGTCCCTTCCTTGGCTGAATACTCCCGAATGGATGCAAGTACATCGTTGGCGTTATGCCTTTCCTAGCCGTCCTTGGCACGAGGCTTTTTTGTCTGCCGAAACTCCCTTACCTTTAGTTTGCTGTGGTGATTGGTGTGGCGGCAATCTTGCAGAAGGTGCGATGCTTTCTGGATTAGCGGCGGCGGATGAAATTAATCATCAGTTGCGTCATCTACCTTTAGACAATGTGAACTTTTTCAACGTTTTTGTCCGATCATTTCATCAGTCGCTAGACTGA
- a CDS encoding SIMPL domain-containing protein (The SIMPL domain is named for its presence in mouse protein SIMPL (signalling molecule that associates with mouse pelle-like kinase). Bacterial member BP26, from Brucella, was shown to assemble into a channel-like structure, while YggE from E. coli has been associated with resistance to oxidative stress.): protein MRKITALMLASITVTVGVGVLTPKVTNAQLFYPPASDRHSLMVIGQGVVKVPADTADIELVFSSGSSNGESETQPSSLPQTRRISSPSGYASGTPRANGSPSLLEQQDWDYKTVAESSPSKKSLTKATLQPVVNSLVAKGISADKIQVQINPNSSENNAKILVRLEKPTRDRVQEIVATANKATSQLDNISVKSVGVEYAVNDCQALQSSVYQSAMKDAQSRAQALATAMSVKLDVPSVAEPFYTLFYPSCSSKTGVPLPSFASFLLSPNYNPDAPAEVEMKKDIFVTYTTK from the coding sequence ATGAGAAAAATAACTGCTCTAATGTTGGCAAGTATTACTGTAACTGTCGGCGTGGGAGTATTAACACCCAAAGTTACTAATGCCCAATTATTTTATCCACCAGCAAGCGATCGCCATTCATTAATGGTAATCGGTCAAGGGGTAGTGAAAGTGCCAGCAGATACAGCCGATATTGAACTGGTATTCAGTAGCGGAAGTAGCAATGGTGAGTCAGAAACGCAACCATCATCTCTACCGCAAACTCGCCGCATATCCTCACCCTCCGGGTATGCCTCCGGCACGCCAAGGGCGAACGGCAGTCCCTCTTTGTTGGAACAACAAGACTGGGATTACAAAACAGTAGCAGAATCTTCACCAAGCAAAAAATCACTAACTAAAGCAACTCTCCAGCCTGTAGTTAATAGCCTAGTTGCCAAAGGAATTAGTGCTGATAAAATTCAAGTACAAATTAACCCGAATTCCAGCGAAAATAACGCCAAGATATTGGTGAGGTTGGAAAAACCAACACGCGATCGCGTCCAGGAAATTGTTGCTACAGCGAATAAAGCGACAAGCCAACTTGACAATATTTCCGTTAAGAGTGTGGGCGTTGAGTACGCAGTAAATGACTGTCAGGCTTTACAGAGTTCAGTTTATCAATCAGCTATGAAAGATGCTCAAAGCCGCGCTCAGGCTTTAGCAACTGCTATGAGTGTTAAACTTGATGTTCCTTCTGTAGCTGAACCATTTTACACATTATTTTATCCCTCATGTAGTTCTAAAACTGGAGTTCCTTTACCATCATTTGCTAGTTTTTTATTATCACCGAATTATAATCCCGATGCTCCGGCAGAAGTTGAGATGAAAAAAGATATTTTTGTGACATATACAACAAAATAA
- a CDS encoding VOC family protein, whose amino-acid sequence MSTHPQIEQQITFFYTHNLNASTEFYEQMLGLELWLDQGTCRIYTVSGSGYLGFCQASETSTPPADKQSSVIFTLVTPQVDEWFEYLKERGVKFEKPPTLNEKYNIYHCFLRDPSGYLIEIQRFETNHKKKT is encoded by the coding sequence ATGTCTACTCATCCGCAAATAGAACAGCAAATTACCTTCTTTTACACCCATAATCTCAATGCCTCTACAGAATTCTACGAGCAAATGCTGGGATTAGAGTTATGGCTTGACCAAGGAACCTGTCGAATTTATACTGTTAGTGGTTCTGGATACTTGGGATTTTGTCAAGCAAGCGAAACATCGACTCCTCCAGCCGACAAGCAATCAAGTGTCATTTTTACTCTAGTAACGCCGCAGGTGGATGAGTGGTTTGAATATCTCAAAGAACGTGGTGTCAAATTTGAAAAGCCACCTACACTAAATGAAAAGTACAATATTTACCACTGTTTTTTACGCGATCCCAGTGGTTATTTAATTGAAATTCAACGTTTTGAGACTAACCACAAAAAAAAGACATAA
- a CDS encoding bestrophin family protein, with the protein MTTKKITWLRTTLQFKGSVMKAIYKHILFCGAFGFLISLLYHFELPVSQPILGSVIPSIVLGLLLVFRTNTAYERFWEGRKCWGSLVNNIRNLARQIWVSIEEIAPEDKNNKITALNLLVAFAVTTKLHLRGEEVNSELEDLMPSSKYIKLKIMNNPPIEVAFWIGDYLQEQYHRKCLNSYQLTSMQELLNNLVDNLGACERILKTPMPLAYAIHLKQLLLLYCLLLPFQIVATLGWWTGLISALVGFTVFGIEAIGLEIENPFGYDPNDLPLDAICATMKRNIDDLTTLTPNARSHPGNLTYEKS; encoded by the coding sequence ATGACAACCAAAAAAATTACATGGCTACGTACAACATTGCAATTTAAAGGTTCGGTCATGAAAGCAATCTACAAACATATTTTATTCTGCGGAGCTTTCGGATTTTTGATTTCTCTTCTTTACCATTTTGAACTGCCTGTATCCCAACCGATTTTAGGAAGTGTTATTCCTAGTATTGTTTTAGGATTATTACTGGTATTTCGTACCAATACTGCTTATGAGCGATTTTGGGAAGGGAGAAAATGTTGGGGTTCTCTAGTAAATAATATCCGAAATCTGGCCCGGCAAATTTGGGTATCTATTGAAGAAATAGCTCCAGAAGATAAAAACAATAAAATTACAGCATTAAATTTATTGGTAGCTTTTGCTGTGACAACTAAATTACATTTACGAGGAGAAGAAGTCAATAGCGAGTTAGAAGATTTAATGCCGTCTAGTAAATATATCAAATTGAAGATTATGAATAATCCTCCTATAGAGGTTGCCTTTTGGATAGGAGATTATTTACAAGAGCAATATCATCGCAAATGTCTTAACAGCTACCAGCTAACATCTATGCAAGAATTATTAAACAATCTTGTAGATAATTTAGGTGCTTGTGAACGGATTTTAAAAACACCTATGCCATTAGCCTATGCCATTCATCTGAAGCAATTATTGTTACTATATTGTTTACTACTACCCTTTCAAATAGTGGCAACTCTGGGTTGGTGGACAGGTTTAATTTCAGCTTTAGTTGGTTTTACAGTATTTGGTATTGAAGCAATCGGCTTGGAGATAGAAAACCCCTTTGGTTATGATCCTAACGACTTACCTCTAGATGCGATTTGCGCCACAATGAAACGCAATATAGACGATTTAACTACTCTGACTCCAAATGCGCGATCGCACCCAGGTAATTTGACTTATGAAAAAAGTTGA
- a CDS encoding 3-alpha domain-containing protein, protein MSLCDALHHTTGRDSNNVTIADIIRLYARQTDDLELLHRAVKVEALPIDWRDYFQQQIKKLNK, encoded by the coding sequence ATGAGTCTATGCGATGCGCTACACCATACGACTGGGCGAGACTCAAATAATGTCACTATTGCCGATATTATCCGATTGTATGCACGCCAAACAGACGACCTAGAACTGTTACACCGCGCCGTAAAAGTTGAGGCTTTACCCATAGATTGGCGAGACTATTTTCAGCAGCAAATCAAAAAGCTTAATAAATGA
- a CDS encoding alpha/beta fold hydrolase, giving the protein MPVRQTLSKPDIQLSYLEWNQGQEPLLLLHGLGDHALVWSSLGDYLAADYHIVAPDMRGHGESTKPERDYTFESAIADLEALMDHLGWTSAQIVSHSWTGKLAAIWARQNRKRLRSIILVDPIFIWKMPSLLRLTFPMLYRFLPFLKSMGPFTSHEEAEQQARQLKQYQGWSSLQEQVFQAGIEQKPDGSWGSKFTIAARDEIFEAVMQVPGFTIPLDIQALFIQPEQGLNRQDWQIQPYKTYLKKLRICQVPGNHWPFLTQPETFNQTVAAFLAEHR; this is encoded by the coding sequence ATGCCTGTACGTCAAACTTTATCAAAGCCTGATATCCAACTTTCTTACTTAGAGTGGAACCAAGGTCAAGAACCCTTACTGCTTTTACATGGTTTAGGCGACCATGCTTTAGTGTGGTCTAGCTTAGGAGATTACCTAGCGGCAGACTACCACATCGTCGCACCAGATATGCGCGGACATGGCGAAAGTACTAAGCCTGAGAGAGATTATACTTTTGAAAGTGCGATCGCAGACCTTGAAGCACTCATGGATCATTTAGGATGGACATCTGCCCAGATTGTAAGTCATTCGTGGACAGGTAAATTAGCCGCTATTTGGGCAAGACAAAACCGAAAGCGTTTGCGGAGTATAATTCTCGTCGATCCCATTTTCATCTGGAAAATGCCCAGCCTTCTCAGACTAACTTTTCCGATGTTGTATCGCTTCTTACCTTTTCTCAAAAGTATGGGCCCCTTTACCAGTCATGAAGAAGCCGAACAACAAGCACGGCAGTTAAAGCAATATCAAGGATGGAGTTCCTTGCAGGAGCAAGTTTTTCAAGCAGGAATAGAACAAAAACCCGATGGTAGTTGGGGTAGCAAATTTACCATCGCCGCCCGCGACGAGATTTTTGAAGCAGTTATGCAAGTGCCTGGTTTTACAATCCCCCTTGATATCCAAGCCCTCTTTATTCAACCAGAACAAGGTCTAAATCGCCAAGATTGGCAAATCCAGCCCTACAAAACCTATCTCAAAAAACTACGCATCTGCCAAGTTCCTGGCAATCACTGGCCGTTTTTGACACAACCAGAGACATTTAACCAAACTGTTGCAGCTTTTTTGGCAGAACACAGATAG
- a CDS encoding serine/threonine-protein kinase, translating into MSLCINPVCPTPNHPNNEQNRFCQSCGSHLELLGRYRVTCLLSDKTGFSKVYEAYEQDTPKILKILKEDLSGNARAVELFQQEVTVLEQLNHPGIPKEDSYFQYQTRHGLVLHCIAMEKIDGYNLVQWLEQNHPISEDQAVAWLKQLVEILDLVHGKQYLHRDIKPSNIMIRSPLGKDWGELVLIDFGTATEIDRTDPDQLSNGDGMTALMSSGYSAPEQMNGQAVPQSDFFALGRTFIFLLTGHHPLDMYDVQQNVLHWQNHAIDISPLLLNLIDWLTAADIKKRPANAQEILQRLEHIEEGKKFCSDEDSTPAVAPGSPRVEEPLAEVEDLEPISLLSEQEPENSIPPASVVEDQLTETTPENLNLVIDLNTEELSPPIPKTLSSPHKEPEEVPLLKFFTGLLMILGLLSIVALAMRNSKFIVNSNYGQSPEKRGKIDYFSYQEGRDSQGRRAEFNIAVLSLEYKWLLGSNFQIKYNDEIISIDLLKLNLEQEGIQKIMDEPREIISVGTVACKGNIAVQQRMALERSKQIQFLVKKLFINTPSVKGYRILNLGQFQRSNCQANQDLTTYQRSIIIIGVKNKSAGVILDEALRDRLEKKPFADFKLEDYSLGTAENFRTIPSNLLQFR; encoded by the coding sequence ATGAGCCTTTGTATCAATCCCGTTTGCCCTACACCAAATCACCCAAATAATGAACAAAACCGCTTTTGTCAAAGTTGTGGTTCCCATTTGGAATTGCTAGGGCGTTATCGGGTGACGTGCCTGTTGAGTGACAAAACAGGGTTTAGTAAAGTTTATGAAGCATACGAACAAGATACTCCTAAAATCCTCAAAATACTCAAAGAGGATTTATCAGGTAACGCCAGAGCAGTAGAACTATTTCAGCAAGAAGTAACTGTGCTGGAACAACTCAACCATCCCGGCATTCCCAAAGAAGATAGTTACTTCCAGTATCAAACCCGACATGGTTTAGTGTTGCATTGCATTGCAATGGAAAAAATCGACGGGTACAACTTAGTGCAATGGCTAGAGCAGAATCACCCCATTTCCGAAGACCAAGCTGTAGCTTGGCTAAAACAATTAGTGGAAATTTTGGATTTAGTGCATGGTAAACAATACCTGCATCGAGATATTAAGCCATCTAATATCATGATTAGATCCCCCCTTGGGAAAGATTGGGGGGAATTGGTACTGATTGATTTTGGCACAGCCACTGAAATTGACAGAACCGACCCAGACCAACTTAGCAATGGCGACGGGATGACAGCACTTATGTCATCTGGCTACAGCGCTCCAGAACAAATGAATGGTCAAGCAGTACCGCAATCAGATTTCTTTGCATTGGGACGCACCTTTATATTTTTGCTAACGGGACACCATCCCTTAGATATGTATGATGTCCAGCAAAATGTATTGCACTGGCAAAATCATGCCATCGATATCTCACCCTTACTATTAAATTTAATTGATTGGCTCACGGCAGCAGATATAAAAAAGCGTCCTGCTAATGCCCAAGAAATTTTGCAGCGCCTAGAACACATTGAAGAAGGCAAAAAGTTCTGCTCAGATGAGGATTCAACCCCAGCTGTTGCGCCAGGTTCCCCCAGAGTAGAGGAGCCACTTGCAGAAGTGGAGGATTTAGAGCCAATCTCGCTGTTGTCGGAGCAGGAACCAGAAAATAGTATTCCTCCTGCCTCTGTTGTTGAAGACCAGCTAACAGAAACTACTCCTGAAAATCTTAATTTAGTAATTGATTTGAACACAGAAGAGTTATCCCCACCAATTCCTAAAACTTTATCATCCCCACACAAAGAGCCAGAAGAAGTACCACTACTGAAATTTTTTACAGGGTTGCTAATGATATTAGGATTACTTAGTATAGTGGCTTTAGCAATGCGAAACTCAAAATTTATTGTGAATTCAAATTATGGGCAATCTCCCGAAAAGAGAGGTAAGATTGATTATTTTTCTTATCAAGAAGGTAGAGATAGCCAGGGGAGAAGAGCCGAATTTAATATAGCTGTTTTATCACTAGAATATAAATGGCTTTTAGGTAGCAATTTTCAAATTAAATATAATGATGAAATTATTAGTATAGACCTTTTAAAATTGAACTTAGAACAAGAAGGCATACAAAAGATAATGGATGAACCCAGGGAAATTATCTCTGTAGGTACAGTTGCTTGTAAGGGTAATATAGCAGTTCAACAGCGAATGGCTCTAGAACGTTCTAAACAAATTCAATTTTTAGTCAAAAAATTATTTATTAATACACCAAGCGTCAAAGGTTATAGGATATTAAATTTAGGACAATTTCAACGGAGTAATTGTCAGGCAAATCAGGATTTAACTACATATCAGAGAAGTATTATAATTATTGGTGTGAAAAATAAATCCGCAGGTGTCATTCTCGATGAAGCACTACGGGATAGGTTAGAAAAGAAACCTTTCGCTGATTTTAAGTTAGAAGATTATTCCTTGGGTACGGCAGAAAATTTTAGGACAATACCAAGTAATTTATTACAATTCAGATAA
- a CDS encoding ABC transporter permease: MKKMIRKALTLLSVYYAYMVEYRAELILWVLAGSLPIILMGIWIQAAQGGQFGLSPVDFARYFITVFIVRQLTVVWVIWDFEKEVVEGKLSPKLLQPLDPVWHHVAGHVSERFARLSFAFLLVALFFILYPQAFWVPSLSRFLLFTLAVALAFTLRFTIQYTFAMFAFWTERASALENFWLLFYLFLSGLIAPLEVFPEAVRTILMFTPFPYLIDFPASLLVGLPVDIGRGFWSMFGWILVFLGLNRFLWRAGLKRYSGMGA; the protein is encoded by the coding sequence ATGAAAAAGATGATTAGAAAAGCCCTAACTTTGCTGTCAGTATACTACGCCTATATGGTTGAGTATCGAGCAGAACTAATTTTATGGGTGTTGGCTGGATCTTTGCCGATTATCCTCATGGGTATCTGGATACAGGCAGCACAAGGCGGGCAATTTGGGCTATCACCTGTGGATTTTGCCCGTTACTTTATCACGGTTTTCATCGTTAGACAATTAACAGTTGTTTGGGTAATTTGGGACTTTGAAAAAGAGGTTGTGGAAGGCAAGCTTTCGCCCAAGTTGCTACAACCACTCGACCCAGTATGGCATCATGTTGCAGGTCATGTTTCTGAAAGATTTGCTAGGCTATCGTTTGCTTTTTTATTAGTGGCATTATTTTTTATTCTTTATCCCCAAGCTTTTTGGGTACCAAGTTTGAGTAGATTTTTGCTGTTTACATTGGCGGTGGCGCTAGCTTTTACTTTGCGGTTTACGATTCAGTACACCTTTGCCATGTTTGCCTTTTGGACAGAACGGGCTAGTGCTTTAGAAAACTTTTGGTTGTTGTTTTATCTATTTTTATCTGGTTTAATAGCACCTTTAGAGGTTTTTCCGGAGGCTGTGCGGACAATATTAATGTTTACGCCTTTTCCGTATTTGATTGATTTTCCTGCGAGTCTTTTGGTAGGGCTACCTGTGGATATAGGGCGAGGATTTTGGTCAATGTTTGGTTGGATATTAGTGTTTTTGGGACTGAATCGCTTCCTTTGGCGTGCGGGTTTGAAGAGGTATTCTGGGATGGGAGCATAA
- a CDS encoding ABC transporter ATP-binding protein → MSIIVAENLSKSYPVAVKSPGIKGTITHLFRRTYRSIKAVQDVSFQISPGEVVGFLGPNGAGKTTTLKMLTGLIHPSSGKVTVAGQTPFHRKEAFLQKITLVMGQKQQLIWDLPALDSLRINAAVYNISDKEFQRRVGELTEMLSLEGKLTQPVRKLSLGERMKAELLAALLHRPHVLFLDEPTLGLDVNAQVAVRDFLRDYNQRYQATVLLTSHYMADITALCQRVLLIHQGSLMYDGSLDGLLERFAPYREVHIELAQPLPIEKLMTYGDVQLLEGRSVHFMVSREALTRTVSKILTDLEVIDLTVTEPPVEEVIGRVFQAGVV, encoded by the coding sequence ATGTCAATCATTGTTGCTGAAAATTTGAGTAAATCTTATCCAGTAGCAGTTAAAAGCCCGGGTATTAAAGGTACAATCACCCACCTTTTCCGTCGCACCTACCGCTCAATTAAAGCAGTTCAGGATGTTTCCTTTCAAATTTCCCCTGGTGAAGTAGTAGGGTTTTTGGGCCCAAATGGTGCTGGAAAAACTACCACACTAAAAATGCTCACGGGGCTGATTCATCCCTCTAGCGGTAAAGTCACAGTCGCTGGACAAACTCCGTTTCATCGGAAAGAAGCATTTTTGCAAAAAATTACCTTGGTGATGGGGCAAAAACAGCAACTAATTTGGGACTTACCAGCGCTGGATTCTTTGAGAATTAATGCTGCTGTATACAACATTTCTGATAAAGAGTTCCAACGGCGGGTAGGAGAATTAACAGAGATGCTTTCCCTAGAAGGCAAACTTACCCAACCAGTACGGAAGCTATCTTTGGGTGAGCGGATGAAGGCAGAATTGCTAGCAGCACTTTTGCACCGTCCCCACGTATTATTCCTAGATGAACCGACTCTAGGACTAGATGTAAATGCTCAGGTGGCGGTACGCGATTTTTTGCGCGACTACAATCAGCGTTATCAGGCTACAGTGCTGTTGACGAGTCATTATATGGCTGATATTACAGCTTTGTGTCAACGAGTGCTGTTGATTCACCAAGGAAGCCTGATGTATGACGGTAGTTTAGATGGACTGCTAGAACGTTTTGCCCCTTACCGAGAAGTCCATATAGAATTAGCCCAACCTCTACCGATAGAAAAACTTATGACATACGGGGATGTGCAACTCTTAGAAGGGCGATCGGTACATTTTATGGTATCTAGAGAAGCACTTACCCGCACGGTATCTAAGATTTTGACGGATTTGGAGGTAATTGATTTAACTGTTACTGAACCGCCTGTAGAAGAAGTAATTGGGCGAGTTTTTCAGGCAGGTGTTGTGTAG
- a CDS encoding ABC1 kinase family protein, which produces MFLTQTVPRQREILEVFLRNGWDYMRRLLTGGKADEPQLPTPAVLKNILVDLGPVYVKLGQLMSTRPDLLNAAYIEELSTLQDEVPPVPWSEIEIILRKELKRPLAETFKTVNPIPVAAGSIAQTHRATLADGREVALKVQRPGIDLTIAQDIALIQGIADLVARTEFGQTYEIKSIAEEFTKALEAELDFTREAGFTDQLRRNLSKSRWFDPTQIVVAEINWELTTEKLLVMEWLDGVPFLSADLNNNNNGKDPAVERKEITTLLFRVFFQQLYIDGFFHADPHPGNLFYLTDGRVALLDCGMVGRLDPRTQQILTEMLLAIVDLDAQRCAQLTLQLSDSAQPVILSRLENDYDRMLRKYHNVSLTQINFSQIIYEVLQVARNNKIRLPSNMGLYAKTLANLEGVARTFNPELNFFDEVKPLITDLFRRQLLGDNPVRSLLRTALDIKSLSLQSPRQIELLLDRVTSETLQWNLSLRGLDGVRRTMDDAANRLSFSILVGSLIMGAAIISTRAQTSQLSFLSTTLFAVASLLGLWLIISTLRSGRLR; this is translated from the coding sequence ATGTTCCTCACCCAAACTGTTCCCCGTCAACGAGAAATTCTTGAAGTATTCCTTCGCAATGGTTGGGACTATATGCGAAGGTTACTCACTGGTGGCAAAGCTGATGAACCACAGTTACCTACACCTGCGGTTTTAAAAAATATCCTGGTAGACTTGGGGCCAGTTTACGTTAAACTTGGACAGCTAATGTCTACACGTCCAGATTTACTGAACGCTGCCTACATTGAGGAACTATCTACCTTACAAGACGAAGTACCACCAGTTCCTTGGTCAGAAATAGAAATAATCCTTCGCAAAGAATTAAAACGTCCACTAGCAGAAACCTTCAAGACAGTTAACCCGATCCCCGTAGCGGCGGGATCAATTGCCCAGACACATCGCGCTACATTAGCAGACGGTCGAGAAGTTGCTCTAAAAGTACAACGTCCGGGAATCGATCTGACTATTGCCCAAGATATTGCTTTAATTCAAGGTATTGCCGATTTAGTGGCGCGGACTGAATTTGGACAAACCTACGAAATCAAATCCATCGCTGAAGAATTCACCAAAGCCCTAGAAGCCGAGTTAGATTTTACACGGGAAGCGGGTTTTACAGACCAACTACGGCGCAACTTATCTAAAAGTCGCTGGTTTGATCCCACGCAAATAGTGGTTGCAGAGATTAACTGGGAATTGACCACAGAAAAATTACTGGTGATGGAATGGTTAGATGGAGTACCATTCTTGTCGGCAGATTTAAACAATAACAATAATGGTAAAGACCCTGCCGTAGAGCGTAAAGAAATAACTACTTTGTTATTTCGGGTATTTTTTCAGCAACTATATATTGATGGCTTTTTTCACGCCGATCCCCATCCGGGAAACTTGTTTTATCTCACAGATGGGCGTGTTGCTCTTTTAGACTGTGGTATGGTGGGAAGACTTGATCCCCGCACACAGCAGATATTAACAGAGATGTTGTTAGCGATCGTTGATTTAGATGCTCAAAGGTGCGCTCAGTTAACTTTGCAGCTATCAGATTCTGCTCAACCAGTTATTTTGTCGCGGTTAGAAAATGATTATGATCGCATGTTGCGAAAGTATCACAATGTCAGCTTAACGCAAATCAACTTCAGTCAGATAATTTATGAAGTTTTACAAGTTGCCCGTAACAATAAAATTAGATTACCTAGCAATATGGGTTTGTATGCCAAAACTCTAGCAAATTTAGAGGGTGTAGCGCGGACATTCAACCCAGAGCTTAATTTTTTCGATGAAGTTAAACCATTAATTACAGACTTGTTTCGTCGGCAATTATTGGGCGATAATCCAGTGCGATCGCTATTACGGACAGCCTTAGATATTAAAAGTCTCTCTCTCCAGTCTCCTCGCCAAATAGAACTGTTATTAGACCGAGTTACCTCAGAAACCTTACAGTGGAATCTCTCGCTGCGGGGTTTAGATGGCGTGCGGCGCACTATGGACGATGCTGCTAACCGACTATCTTTTAGTATACTAGTAGGTTCGCTGATTATGGGCGCAGCAATTATTTCTACTAGAGCGCAGACAAGTCAGCTATCTTTTTTAAGCACCACCCTGTTTGCCGTTGCTAGCTTATTGGGTTTGTGGTTAATTATCAGTACATTGCGATCGGGACGTTTGCGGTAA
- the yidD gene encoding membrane protein insertion efficiency factor YidD, with protein MNIISFEPLAKTMAIESITAYQKYISPSKGFSCSHRLLHGEDSCSNYVKRMLSEQKLHEAIQSSIKRFQDCGAASKTLKAKANFRCIVIPCCLPL; from the coding sequence ATGAACATTATTAGCTTTGAGCCTCTCGCCAAGACAATGGCAATCGAGTCTATTACAGCCTATCAAAAATATATTTCTCCTTCCAAAGGCTTTAGTTGTTCCCATCGCTTATTACACGGTGAAGATTCCTGCTCTAATTACGTCAAACGAATGCTGAGTGAACAGAAACTCCACGAAGCTATACAATCATCCATAAAAAGATTCCAAGACTGTGGCGCAGCTAGCAAAACTTTAAAAGCTAAAGCCAACTTCCGTTGTATTGTCATCCCCTGTTGTTTACCTCTTTAA